A region from the Candidatus Zixiibacteriota bacterium genome encodes:
- a CDS encoding dockerin type I repeat-containing protein, translating to MKRNLISLVCCLPQFLLAISTLIAVSGNASAHPNDIYWSPLGTGMNEGVAALTIFDGKLIAGGKFTTAGGVEVNRIAAWDGNSWSSLGTGMDNNVYCLAVYDGKLVAGGVFTTAGGVPARNIASWDGSAWMPIGEGMQYPGSLSYVKALLVKDARLIASGEFTIAGGTSANHIASWDGVSWSPLGQGVSDFHSSIWALYEFQGSLYAGGSFRYADGIEVWNIAKWDGLSWNRLGGGIFGDACTIFDFQGKMVVGGYFDYAANRPNAWTVEAIGIANWDGVSWSSLGSGLTHHGDYHGYAYVVTLYENRLIAGGYFTSAGGTSASAIAAWDGLSWAPLGSGLDGINFWNVNAVAVFNGDLVVGGSFISAGGKECNRIAIWSKHGYLCGDANDDGSFSIIDISRIIGYLYKNGLPPNPLACGDADGSGATNMFDVIYLLSYLYKDGPAPACP from the coding sequence CAACGACATCTACTGGTCTCCATTAGGAACCGGTATGAATGAGGGGGTTGCTGCTTTGACAATCTTTGATGGCAAACTTATCGCCGGTGGCAAGTTCACTACCGCTGGGGGAGTAGAAGTCAATCGTATTGCGGCATGGGATGGAAATTCCTGGTCTTCATTAGGAACTGGGATGGACAACAACGTCTATTGTTTAGCAGTATATGACGGCAAACTGGTCGCCGGAGGGGTATTCACGACCGCGGGTGGTGTGCCCGCAAGAAATATCGCTTCCTGGGATGGCAGCGCATGGATGCCAATCGGGGAAGGAATGCAATATCCGGGCAGCTTATCGTATGTCAAGGCGCTTCTGGTCAAAGATGCTCGGCTCATTGCCTCTGGTGAATTCACTATTGCGGGCGGGACCTCCGCCAACCACATCGCCTCCTGGGATGGAGTCTCGTGGTCACCCCTCGGGCAGGGAGTTAGCGACTTTCATTCTTCTATCTGGGCACTATATGAATTTCAGGGCAGTCTCTATGCAGGTGGGAGTTTCAGGTATGCAGATGGAATTGAAGTCTGGAATATTGCGAAGTGGGACGGCCTATCGTGGAATCGACTGGGGGGTGGTATATTTGGCGACGCCTGTACCATTTTCGATTTCCAGGGAAAGATGGTGGTAGGTGGGTATTTCGACTATGCTGCCAATAGGCCAAACGCTTGGACCGTCGAAGCCATTGGAATTGCTAATTGGGACGGCGTCTCTTGGTCGTCGCTGGGATCTGGATTGACTCATCATGGTGATTATCATGGCTATGCGTATGTCGTAACCTTATATGAAAACAGGCTAATCGCAGGAGGATACTTCACTTCCGCCGGTGGAACTTCAGCCAGTGCAATAGCTGCATGGGACGGTCTGTCCTGGGCACCCCTTGGTAGCGGTCTCGACGGCATCAATTTCTGGAATGTCAATGCCGTGGCCGTTTTTAACGGAGACCTTGTCGTAGGCGGGTCGTTTATCAGCGCCGGCGGCAAGGAATGCAATAGGATTGCGATCTGGTCAAAGCATGGTTATCTGTGCGGCGATGCCAATGACGATGGTTCTTTCAGCATTATTGATATCTCCCGTATCATCGGTTATCTCTATAAGAATGGTCTACCCCCGAATCCGCTGGCTTGCGGAGATGCTGATGGTAGTGGTGCAACAAATATGTTCGACGTTATTTACCTTTTGTCCTACCTTTACAAGGATGGCCCCGCGCCGGCTTGCCCGTGA